One part of the Dioscorea cayenensis subsp. rotundata cultivar TDr96_F1 chromosome 2, TDr96_F1_v2_PseudoChromosome.rev07_lg8_w22 25.fasta, whole genome shotgun sequence genome encodes these proteins:
- the LOC120273268 gene encoding uncharacterized protein LOC120273268: MEKHPETSFKVMNQDFMKLDRFDGTNYTRWKDKMMFFLTALKIWYVLDPSLPKVLVATPVESAEAKEERVKHQEDELLCRGHILNTLSDRLYYLFTFVQSPREIWKALEFKYNTEKQGADKFITMKFLEFIMFDHVSVLDQVHELQILVSKLKDLNIEVSEALQVRVVIAKLPPSWNDYRKKLLHSSESFSLEQLHKHLRIEEETSIRDGKRLGKESDSNVNFIDVNKSNRFGKKRKFVDVNSSTDNIGSKKNKTCFIVRGKDISRRSAGFGRK; the protein is encoded by the coding sequence ATGGAGAAACACCCCGAAACTTCCTTCAAGGTGATGAACCAAGATTTCATGAAGCTTGATCGTTTTGATGGCACCAATTATACTCGTTGGAAGGACAAGATGATGTTCTTTCTCACTGCTTTGAAGATTTGGTACGTGCTTGATCCAAGTCTGCCAAAAGTTCTAGTCGCTACTCCTGTTGAATCTGCAGAAGCTAAGGAAGAACGTGTCAAGCATCAAGAAGATGAGTTGCTGTGTCGTGGTCACATTCTAAACACTCTTTCAGACCGTCTGTATTATCTCTTCACTTTTGTTCAATCACCAAGAGAAATCTGGAAAGCTTTGGAATTCAAGTACAACACTGAGAAACAAGGAGCAGATAAGTTCATTACTATGAAATTCCTTGAGTTTATCATGTTCGATCATGTTTCTGTATTGGATCAAGTGCATGAACTACAAATCCTAGTCTCTAAATTGAAGGACTTGAATATTGAAGTCAGTGAAGCATTACAAGTTAGGGTTGTCATAGCCAAACTTCCTCCAAGTTGGAATGATTACAGAAAGAAATTGTTACATTCTTCTGAAAGTTTCTCTCTAGAACAACTACACAAGCATCtcagaattgaagaagaaactagCATTCGAGATGGAAAGAGACTTGGAAAAGAATCTGACTCCAATGTGAATTTCATTGATGTGAACAAGTCCAACAGATttggaaagaagagaaaattcGTGGATGTTAATTCAAGCACAGACAATATTGGTTCCAAAAAGAACAAGACATGTTTCATTGTAAGAGGAAAGGACATTTCAAGAAGGAGTGCAGGTtttggaagaaaatga